The Anabaena sp. PCC 7108 region CTTTACAAACTCGCCTAAAAACAGAATTAAAATATATATTAACAGCAACTTATTGGCAATCAGCCTTAAAACTACTTGATAATTTAGGCGCTTTACAGTGTATCCATCCTACCCTAAAATTAGATTCAGAACTCTACCGACAATTGAATTTATTAGAACGTTGTTTAGGGAGATTTGATAAGCAAAAAACCTTGACAAATTGGCATATTCGCCTAGAAGCATTAATCAGCTATTTAAAACCAGAATATCGAGCAAAAGTAGCCAAAAATCTGCAATTAGCTGATGATAGTATTGCCAGATTAAAGAATTTATCCCACATTCAAGCTGAGATAATCACATTATTACCTACTTGCGATTATCCCAGTCAAACTGTATATTTACTTAGAAAGCATGATTTACCAACTTTAATTTTAATTGCTTTACAAAGTTCCCGAAAAATCAGAAGAAAGATTTGGCAATATTTAACAACATGGGTAAATGTGCCACCTTTATTAACTGGGAATGATTTAAAACAATTAGGTTATAAACCTAGTCCAAAATATAAGCAAATGCTTGATGATTTATTGACGGCAACTTTAGATGGCATGATTAAAGATAAAGCCGAAGCTAGAGAATTTTTAACCAAGCATTATCCTAGGTAATTTAGAATATTATTAAAGCCATGGTTGAGTAGCGCTGTCGTTTAATTTAACGTAGATTTTACTTCTGTAATATCATGCTTCCTTAATTACTTATCAAAAAAACTTTTCGCATTAGTCCTAATTATCAGTCTTTGATATCTGAGTTGATATAGCGCTTTTAATTTAAATTAAATATACTACATTAGAGGATGGCGGTTCCTGGGGACGGTTATTACTATACACTTTTGTTGCTATTAGTTTCTTTTACCCGTGTCCCCCTGTCTTCCAGCCTTGTTCTAAACTGATAGAAAACTTTTACTATCCACTAGAGCGCTACTCCAGTTATAATTTATTCCTATCGGATACCTGTGCCGGAGATCTACCGATGAAAACTCTATCTAACCTTGATCAAGTAGCGAAATACCTAGAACAGCATGAAAACTCAACACGGATTAAAAAATTAATATACTGTGTATGTAAAAAGAAGTGGGAGAACGATCCAAATACGCTAAATAGCTGTACAGTAAGAAATTTAATTCAAGAATTATGCACATTAAACCCAACTTTATATAAGTTAAAATTATCTTTATCTAAAGTTGTCAAAAGCCTGAACAAACAAGCTGAATACGCTTTAGTTGCCAGTATAGTTTTTAATGAAGTCCAGAAGTTATATATCAAGCAAAATCAATCAACAGGAACACCATCAAGTCCACTCAATCAGGAGCAACATATTTTTGATAATTCTGAACAAATATCATCAAACTTAGTATATCAATCGCCAACAATTGAAATCAAATCTCAATATGATCAATTTGATTTACGGCAAAATATTATGAAATATACTAACCCCCTCAGGGCGAAGATAGTTCTATTTTCTGCCCTTTACAAGAATTTTACTTTCAAGGAAGAAGACTGGTTCAAACTCAGAGCCGAAGAACTTGATAGTTTATTGCAGAAATTGTTTGATTCTTGTTCAAGCATTCAAGAGATTGAATCTAGACTAAATAATATCGTCATATCTGGGAGTGATCCAGATGAAAATGCTCAAGCAGTAAGTGCAATCATCCAATGTATGCGAGGTTTGTATGGCAATATTTCACCCAAAACAAACCAATATCAACCAATCAACAGCTATTCATCTCAAGAAACTAGACCTATATCTAATGTTAATAGTGAAATCACATCAACTGCTATTAATCATATCTATGAGAATGAAATAGATGATGATAATACCTGTCAATTTATGGCACCTCCTACGAAAGATATGTTCAATAAAAACAGTGATGGCGACTTTCGATAATTTTTTATTCTAGGGAAAATCGAAAAGACTTCATTAATTAACAGGGTACAAATATGGATGCTAATGAACTTTTGCAGCGATATGCAAATGGAGAAACAAAATTTATTGAGGCAAACTTAAATGGAGTAAATCTGTTTGATGCCGACTTGATTGGCATAGCCTTAAATAAGGCGGATTTGCGTAACACTATTCTAATTTTTAGTTATTTAAGTCGGGCAATACTGAACAAAGCAAATCTAACTTCAGCCAAGTTAAGTGGTGCAAACCTCAATCAAGCGAGTTTAATAAGTGCCAATTTCCATGATGCTGATTTGCATGGGGCTACTTTGCAGGGTGCTGATTTGCGTAATGCCAATTTAACCTTAGCGGATATGCTGGATGCTAACTTAATGGATGCCGATTTGCGTGGTGCCGATTTAAGTGGTGCTAACTTAACAGGTGCGTGTTTGCGTGGTGCTAACCTGCGAGAAGAAAAGAGAATCTATTCTGCTATTCTCCGAGGTGCTAAACTGCACAAAGCTGATCTGCGGGGAGCTAACTTAACTGGTGCAGACTTAGCTAAAGTTGATCTGAGTGGTGCTAACTTGAGTGAAGCAATGCTGCGTTATGCTGATTTGAGTGGTGCTGACCTGAGTGGAGCGATTTTATACAATGCAACTTTGAGCGACACTAACCTGGTAGGTGCTAATTTGAAAGGTGCTAACATGATGAATTCTAGGCTAGAGCGGTCACATCTCAATGATGCTGAACTGACAGGTGTTAACTTGTATGGTGCAATTATGCCAGATACAAAACTGAACAGAGCCAAATTAAGTCATGCAAACCTGAGTTTTGCCAGGTTGAGTAGAGCAGATTTAAGTCGGGCTAACCTGTCTCAGGCTAATCTAACGGAAGTAGACTTGGTTGATGCTTATCTTGCTAGAACAAACTTGAGTGGGGCTAATTTAAGCAAGGCAAATCTGATCAGAGCAGAAATGAGTACTACAAATATGACTAATGTAAACTTGCATGATGCAGTAATGCCTGATGGAAAAATTAACTACTAAAAACATAATATAGTTTTTCAGTAATTTATTTTTTGGTGTTCCCCGACATACCGTAAAATGGTGGGTTAAGTTGTCACTAACCCACCCTACTAAAAATTAGTTTAGCACTAATAAATGCGGCTCACTTCCTTGCTATCTGGTGAAAATATCTTACTCACCAGTAATAGAAAGTTCATTCACCCAAATTCTGGGAGAAACTCCACCTGGTGTTAACTCCACCTCTTTCTCCACATAAACAATTGACTGCAAAACTTCCAAGAAATCACCAGCTACGGTTGCCGATTCAATACTGGTTTTTTCACCTTTGTTAATTAGCCAACCATCAAACGGCAAAGAAAACGAACCTTGTAAAGATTTAACACCTGCATGGAGAGCTTGTAAATCATCAATCAAAATCACATTTTCCGCAGTTTCTAAACTCAATTCTTGATCAGGTGTTCCGGCTGCAAAAACGTGATAAAAATTGGGACTTACACTCACCTTTGCGCCAATACTAGCATTACCTGTAGGTTTAGTATTAAACCTTTTAGCAGTTCCGGCACTGTGGAGAAAGCTGGTTAAAACACCATTTTCTATCAACTTTACCTGACGGGTAGGTGTACCTTCACCATCAAAACTTTCTGCACCAACATTAGCTGGATGTAAAGCATCATCATAAACCGAAAGTAAAGGTGAAGCAATTTGTTTACCGATATCTTCCGCTTTAGATAAACTTTGATTGTCAAGAATACTTTGAGCGTTGAATAAATTAGAAAAAGCACCCAATAAACTTAAGAAAGCTTCCGGTGAGAAAACAACTCGATATTTACCAGTTTTGATTTTTTCATAATTCAAATGACT contains the following coding sequences:
- a CDS encoding TldD/PmbA family protein, producing the protein MTKIQEIATYAQENAAKLGIKKFDIYGSTVDDTSVQVDQGEPKQVKASNRSGVTVRVWNEENTMGVTSTTDVDPLGLELALKTAYEASFFGVKENIPDFSPEATVPIPNTHHEKVAQAPVSELIDKLLVAEKELMSTHPAITSVPYNGLAQRDIDRFYVNSDGAVRTESHSLASIYLYTKTEEENKKPRSAGAYRVKESLADLDIAGCIKETAEKTISHLNYEKIKTGKYRVVFSPEAFLSLLGAFSNLFNAQSILDNQSLSKAEDIGKQIASPLLSVYDDALHPANVGAESFDGEGTPTRQVKLIENGVLTSFLHSAGTAKRFNTKPTGNASIGAKVSVSPNFYHVFAAGTPDQELSLETAENVILIDDLQALHAGVKSLQGSFSLPFDGWLINKGEKTSIESATVAGDFLEVLQSIVYVEKEVELTPGGVSPRIWVNELSITGE
- a CDS encoding pentapeptide repeat-containing protein, producing the protein MDANELLQRYANGETKFIEANLNGVNLFDADLIGIALNKADLRNTILIFSYLSRAILNKANLTSAKLSGANLNQASLISANFHDADLHGATLQGADLRNANLTLADMLDANLMDADLRGADLSGANLTGACLRGANLREEKRIYSAILRGAKLHKADLRGANLTGADLAKVDLSGANLSEAMLRYADLSGADLSGAILYNATLSDTNLVGANLKGANMMNSRLERSHLNDAELTGVNLYGAIMPDTKLNRAKLSHANLSFARLSRADLSRANLSQANLTEVDLVDAYLARTNLSGANLSKANLIRAEMSTTNMTNVNLHDAVMPDGKINY